A window from Candidatus Bathyarchaeota archaeon encodes these proteins:
- a CDS encoding DUF1724 domain-containing protein, producing the protein MEYRALLRSELKQKILLSLLKSDKRLSDLKAEVESTETTILHVLKEFEKLDLTTKNAGTYSLSPLGLIEAQLCDACYSTTEAMDKFKAFWLTHDTHQIPPDLMLKIGMLKESTIVRSERSELSKVHENFLKLMTNTKKVQGTSSIFHPDFVGIFKDILNSGGSIDLIITEEVFSRTFESAISTGDGELFQKFMLEGRLNLYLLDEIKTALTVTENVFSMGLFHLDGQYDYSMDLVSTDANALQWGEELFQSILKQAKKVSL; encoded by the coding sequence GTCGGAACTCAAACAGAAAATTCTACTCAGCTTGCTAAAAAGTGACAAAAGACTTTCAGATTTAAAAGCTGAAGTTGAAAGCACCGAAACAACCATACTCCATGTCCTCAAAGAATTTGAGAAACTTGATCTAACCACAAAAAACGCAGGCACATATAGCCTCTCGCCATTAGGGCTCATAGAAGCCCAACTCTGTGATGCGTGTTACAGCACGACAGAAGCAATGGATAAATTCAAAGCGTTCTGGTTAACTCATGACACACACCAGATACCACCCGATTTAATGCTTAAAATTGGCATGCTCAAAGAATCCACGATAGTAAGAAGCGAACGAAGCGAATTATCAAAAGTCCACGAGAACTTTTTGAAATTGATGACGAATACTAAAAAAGTGCAGGGGACCTCTTCGATATTTCACCCCGACTTCGTTGGCATCTTTAAAGACATCCTGAACTCAGGCGGCTCTATTGACCTGATAATAACCGAAGAAGTCTTCAGCAGAACCTTTGAAAGCGCAATATCCACCGGCGATGGAGAATTATTCCAGAAATTTATGCTTGAAGGACGACTGAACCTTTACTTGCTTGACGAAATAAAAACCGCATTAACCGTAACAGAAAACGTTTTTTCAATGGGGCTTTTCCATTTGGACGGCCAATACGACTACAGCATGGACTTAGTCTCCACGGATGCGAATGCTTTGCAATGGGGCGAAGAGTTATTCCAAAGTATCCTCAAGCAAGCTAAGAAGGTGAGCTTATAG